A genomic stretch from Aerococcaceae bacterium zg-1292 includes:
- a CDS encoding sulfite exporter TauE/SafE family protein codes for MGGGVIIKPLLDLIGTHDVVSISFYSSIAVFIMSIVSTYRQLRNGIKINIRLVISVSIGAIVGGVLGNRAFSLLLIFFNNKDIVQMIQIVIITITLFFSFCYSKYKLASFKVRGNIWYFLCGVVLGFLASLLGIGGGPINVSLLMLLFSTPIKDATVYSICTIFFSQLSKLSMLFLNRQFFNFDLTMLYYIAPAAIIGGFLGASLSKFLSSEKVELIFQVVVLSVIAINVYNGYMLLAK; via the coding sequence ATGGGTGGTGGTGTTATCATCAAACCATTACTTGATTTGATTGGAACTCACGATGTTGTAAGTATTTCTTTTTATTCATCTATCGCCGTTTTTATAATGTCAATTGTCTCAACCTATCGACAATTAAGAAATGGAATCAAAATAAATATAAGATTAGTAATTTCTGTTTCTATAGGAGCTATTGTGGGCGGTGTGTTAGGTAATCGAGCATTTTCATTGTTATTGATTTTTTTTAATAACAAAGATATAGTACAAATGATACAGATTGTTATTATAACAATTACGTTATTTTTTTCTTTTTGTTATTCTAAATATAAGTTAGCTTCTTTTAAAGTACGAGGAAATATATGGTATTTCTTATGTGGAGTCGTGCTAGGCTTTCTTGCTAGTTTATTAGGTATAGGTGGAGGACCAATCAATGTTTCGTTATTAATGTTATTATTTAGTACTCCAATTAAAGATGCAACGGTCTATTCGATATGTACTATATTCTTTTCGCAGTTATCAAAATTAAGCATGCTATTCCTTAATAGACAATTCTTTAATTTTGATTTAACTATGTTGTATTATATTGCACCTGCTGCAATAATTGGTGGTTTTTTAGGCGCCTCGCTGAGTAAGTTTTTATCATCTGAAAAAGTAGAATTAATTTTTCAAGTAGTTGTTTTAAGTGTAATTGCAATTAATGTTTACAATGGATATATGCTATTAGCAAAATAA
- a CDS encoding DUF2088 domain-containing protein, giving the protein MKLNFEYGHGIMSAELPDTTDVFIPGETVPDPPFIPIEKLEEETLKSLRNPLGMPALSELAKQGSKVTIIFPDRVKGGEQETAHRKISIKLILQELYSVGVKKEDILLICSNGLHRKNTEKEILGILGPELFYEFSTKGQIINHDSEDYENLIDLGKTAQGDPVIMNRFVYESDVAILIGHTQGNPYGGYSGGYKHCSTGITHWKSIASHHVPKVMHRPDFVPVSNKSLMRHKFDEIGMYMEEQMGKKFFCCDAILDTKSRQIQINSGAAAEVQRESWKLGNVRTYVPFADKKYDVIIFGAPQFFHYGDGMGTNPIMLMQAISAQVVRHRRIMSDNCVFICASTCNGYFNESLWPYTRELYDLFQKDSMQTLPDLNRLGEYFATNEEYIRKYRYANAFHPFHGFSMISSAHLAEKHTSAIYIVGAEMPGYARGMGMKTRATIEEALEDAKRKFVGKNPNILALPLAFKTAAVHLMMKNDTAPL; this is encoded by the coding sequence ATGAAATTAAACTTTGAATATGGTCATGGAATTATGAGTGCTGAACTTCCCGATACTACAGATGTCTTTATACCGGGTGAAACGGTGCCAGATCCTCCATTTATTCCTATAGAAAAATTGGAAGAAGAAACATTAAAATCACTAAGGAATCCGTTAGGCATGCCAGCGTTATCAGAGTTAGCTAAACAGGGTAGTAAAGTAACTATAATTTTTCCTGACCGAGTTAAAGGCGGAGAACAAGAAACTGCACATCGTAAGATTTCAATTAAGTTAATTTTACAAGAATTGTATAGTGTAGGTGTGAAAAAAGAAGATATATTGTTAATTTGTTCAAATGGTTTACATCGAAAAAATACAGAAAAAGAAATTTTAGGTATATTAGGGCCAGAACTTTTTTATGAATTTTCCACAAAAGGACAAATCATCAATCACGACAGTGAAGACTATGAAAATTTAATTGATTTAGGGAAAACAGCACAAGGCGATCCTGTTATTATGAATCGCTTTGTTTATGAAAGTGATGTGGCTATTTTAATAGGACATACACAAGGAAATCCTTATGGTGGATATTCTGGTGGATATAAACATTGTTCTACTGGAATTACGCATTGGAAATCGATTGCATCTCATCATGTACCGAAAGTAATGCATCGACCAGATTTTGTACCAGTAAGTAATAAATCTTTAATGCGACATAAATTTGATGAAATTGGTATGTATATGGAAGAACAAATGGGGAAAAAATTCTTCTGTTGTGATGCAATTTTAGATACAAAATCTCGTCAAATTCAAATTAATAGTGGGGCAGCTGCTGAGGTGCAAAGAGAATCTTGGAAGTTAGGGAATGTGCGTACATATGTTCCTTTTGCTGATAAAAAGTATGATGTTATTATTTTTGGTGCCCCTCAATTCTTCCATTATGGGGATGGTATGGGAACGAATCCAATAATGTTAATGCAGGCAATTTCAGCTCAAGTGGTTCGTCATCGTAGAATAATGAGTGATAATTGTGTTTTTATTTGTGCCAGTACATGTAATGGATATTTTAATGAAAGTTTATGGCCATATACGAGAGAATTATATGATTTATTCCAAAAGGATAGTATGCAAACTTTACCTGATTTAAATCGATTAGGGGAATATTTTGCAACAAATGAAGAGTATATTAGGAAATATCGGTATGCAAATGCTTTTCATCCTTTCCATGGATTCAGCATGATTTCAAGTGCTCATTTAGCTGAAAAACATACATCAGCTATTTATATTGTAGGTGCAGAAATGCCTGGATATGCTAGAGGAATGGGAATGAAAACTCGAGCTACAATTGAGGAAGCATTGGAAGATGCAAAAAGAAAATTTGTCGGTAAAAACCCAAATATTTTGGCTTTACCATTAGCTTTTAAAACAGCAGCAGTTCATTTAATGATGAAAAATGATACAGCGCCCCTTTAA
- a CDS encoding class II fructose-bisphosphate aldolase, producing the protein MMLVNLRDILSVADKYKYAQGAFNINSVTQIKAAIEIHEELRSPALLQGANLANGFMGGRIDFQNCTIEEKRIGAKNIGDVVRRYADKTDIPIVLHLDHGNDFEACVAAIDGGYTSVMIDGSHLPYDENVELTREVVKYAHARGVSVEGELGILAGVEDDVFSETSTYTHPMQAIDFFKKTEVDALAISYGTMHGPNKGKNAKIRKEIPIAIKECMLHEKIDGFLVSHGSSTVPQYIVEEINHLGGNITDASGISVSQLIEASKNGINKINVDTDIRLATTRNVRELLQKMPCLKNNGIIKQIDDILQSNLSVSDPRLYLYPIMDTLMYGNIPSEEVQMIIRAVELAVKEVVGTLIIQFGSFGKATLVQQRTLDEMAEYYKNRV; encoded by the coding sequence ATTATGCTAGTTAATTTAAGAGATATATTATCTGTTGCTGATAAATATAAGTATGCACAAGGGGCATTTAATATTAATTCAGTAACTCAAATTAAGGCTGCAATTGAGATTCATGAAGAATTACGAAGTCCAGCGTTATTACAAGGGGCGAATTTAGCAAATGGATTTATGGGTGGAAGAATTGATTTTCAAAATTGTACAATAGAGGAAAAAAGAATAGGAGCTAAAAATATTGGCGATGTAGTTAGAAGATATGCAGATAAAACAGATATTCCAATTGTTTTGCATTTAGATCACGGTAATGACTTCGAGGCTTGTGTTGCTGCAATTGACGGTGGATATACAAGTGTGATGATAGATGGTAGTCATTTGCCTTATGATGAAAATGTTGAATTAACGCGTGAAGTTGTGAAGTATGCCCATGCAAGAGGTGTTTCAGTTGAAGGTGAATTAGGTATCCTTGCAGGAGTTGAGGATGATGTATTTAGTGAGACAAGTACGTATACGCATCCTATGCAAGCTATCGATTTTTTTAAGAAAACAGAGGTAGATGCTTTAGCAATCAGTTATGGAACTATGCATGGGCCCAATAAGGGGAAAAATGCAAAAATTAGAAAAGAAATTCCAATCGCAATTAAAGAGTGTATGCTTCATGAAAAGATTGATGGTTTTTTAGTTAGTCATGGTTCATCTACAGTGCCACAATACATCGTTGAAGAAATAAATCATTTAGGTGGAAATATTACGGATGCTAGTGGGATTAGTGTATCGCAGTTAATTGAAGCATCAAAAAATGGTATCAATAAAATTAATGTTGATACTGATATCCGGCTAGCGACGACTCGAAATGTCAGAGAATTATTACAAAAAATGCCTTGCTTAAAAAATAATGGAATAATAAAACAAATTGATGATATTTTACAATCGAATTTATCAGTTTCTGATCCGAGATTGTATTTGTATCCAATTATGGATACGTTGATGTATGGTAATATTCCATCAGAAGAAGTTCAAATGATTATTCGAGCAGTTGAATTAGCAGTTAAAGAAGTAGTAGGAACATTAATCATTCAGTTTGGGAGTTTTGGTAAAGCTACTTTAGTACAGCAGAGAACACTGGATGAAATGGCAGAGTATTATAAGAATCGAGTGTGA
- a CDS encoding DUF177 domain-containing protein yields MKWTIRKLRESKQELLSFDEVLDIAEQATLREASIIHLEPVHVSGYFVVREQDIVLHCTANVVITLPSTRTLEPVEMSMNVPIKERYVYPENDVDANDYEEITLVLEHDYIDLEQAVLESILLNLPQRVVSEAEEQATLPKGNDWAVLTEDEYQQQQQATKPEVDPRLAKLQSLLNANNDAE; encoded by the coding sequence ATGAAATGGACGATTCGAAAACTACGTGAAAGTAAGCAAGAACTGTTATCATTTGATGAAGTATTGGATATAGCGGAGCAAGCGACTTTGCGAGAAGCTTCAATTATTCATTTAGAACCCGTTCACGTATCAGGTTATTTTGTAGTTCGAGAACAAGATATCGTATTGCATTGCACAGCCAATGTAGTGATAACGTTGCCATCTACCCGGACATTAGAACCGGTAGAGATGTCGATGAACGTACCGATTAAGGAACGTTACGTCTATCCAGAAAATGATGTAGATGCCAATGACTATGAGGAGATTACGCTCGTTCTTGAACACGATTATATCGACCTCGAACAGGCTGTTCTTGAATCAATTTTGTTGAATTTACCGCAACGCGTGGTAAGTGAGGCAGAAGAACAAGCAACATTACCTAAAGGTAATGATTGGGCAGTCTTAACCGAAGATGAATACCAGCAGCAACAACAAGCCACTAAACCTGAGGTAGACCCTCGTTTGGCTAAGTTGCAGTCCCTATTAAACGCAAATAATGATGCTGAGTAA
- the rpmF gene encoding 50S ribosomal protein L32, which produces MAVPKRKTSKAAKRKRRTHFKLEVPGMNACSECGELKLSHRVCSSCGFYDGKSTEKGE; this is translated from the coding sequence ATGGCAGTACCAAAACGTAAAACGTCTAAAGCAGCTAAAAGAAAACGTCGTACACACTTCAAATTAGAAGTACCAGGAATGAACGCTTGTTCTGAATGTGGTGAATTAAAATTAAGTCACCGTGTATGTTCATCATGTGGTTTCTACGACGGCAAGTCAACTGAAAAAGGTGAATAA
- a CDS encoding glycoside hydrolase family 3 C-terminal domain-containing protein, whose amino-acid sequence MKKYLDSNLSVTERVEDLISRMTLEEKVAQLCGNLPNSIAGREGVKLEELKKVFPDGHGRITQASILGINSAKKLAEYYNKVQKYFVEETRLGIPVVFQSESLCGLPIQSGTVFPSQMNLGYTWEPELAEEMTKIISEECRAVGITSTMSPVIDVSRDLRWGRTYETYGEDEYLISQMGVSYINGMQKEKENGVACIAKHFLGYAETQGGLNIATTRVNDRELYEVFATPFEAAIKKSDVAGMMANYSEIDGLNVVVNKKIATNLLRDVMGFDGFLTSDGAAILKTYNTYKIASTYEEAGLMAIKAGTDTEIPVGDAFKNLPNYVRSGHLDEAVIDQAVKRVLKIKFEYGLFENPYVDISKLESKLNNNIKNEVSEKIAQKSMVLLTNDGSLPLARDKSIALIGPHANSLRYSVSGYTYPAYIEMLLAAKNSEDISLAGIADMIAKGDETASSADDSISDFDNIDEVLRMNGGTSLFDEISKTYQVEYVEGCSIMGKDKSQFSKACEIAKNSDVIIFAGGGNCGWTKASGGEGVDRSSLDLPGVQQELLEELYSLGKPIILVLYGPGLFSLPWAKENVSAILQASMPGLQAGKVVADCISGVINPGGKLTQTIPRSVGQIPVYYNHRTGSGYVYNEAIDAGPYSLPSKGGYVNEDDQPLFEFGHGLSYTNFELSDMKIVNSEISTDGTIEVSCKITNVGEVSGDEVIQLYYRMYGAHVIRPVQQLCGFKRVSLLAKETKQVLFSVPCSLFGYYNEDMNFVIEPNQVEMRIGTSAHHIHFKQKVNLIGDTIDLHGKRSYSSEVQIMNS is encoded by the coding sequence ATGAAAAAATATTTAGATTCTAATTTATCTGTTACAGAGCGTGTAGAGGATTTGATTTCACGTATGACCTTAGAGGAGAAAGTAGCACAATTATGTGGAAATTTACCTAATTCAATTGCCGGTAGAGAAGGTGTGAAATTAGAAGAATTAAAAAAAGTTTTTCCTGATGGGCATGGTCGTATTACACAAGCATCGATTTTGGGAATTAATAGTGCGAAAAAATTAGCAGAATATTACAATAAAGTTCAAAAATATTTTGTTGAAGAAACGCGATTAGGGATACCGGTAGTTTTTCAATCTGAATCATTATGTGGGTTGCCTATCCAAAGTGGGACAGTGTTTCCTTCTCAAATGAATTTAGGCTATACATGGGAACCTGAATTAGCAGAAGAAATGACAAAAATAATATCTGAAGAATGTAGAGCGGTGGGTATTACTTCTACCATGAGTCCTGTTATTGATGTTTCTAGAGATCTTCGTTGGGGAAGAACTTATGAAACTTACGGAGAGGATGAGTATTTAATATCTCAAATGGGAGTATCTTATATTAATGGTATGCAAAAAGAAAAAGAAAACGGCGTGGCGTGTATTGCTAAGCATTTTCTAGGTTATGCTGAGACTCAAGGAGGTCTTAATATAGCAACAACCAGAGTAAACGATAGGGAATTATATGAAGTTTTTGCAACACCTTTTGAAGCGGCAATTAAGAAATCTGATGTTGCTGGTATGATGGCCAATTATTCGGAAATTGATGGATTAAATGTTGTTGTGAACAAAAAAATTGCAACGAACTTGTTAAGAGATGTTATGGGATTTGATGGTTTTTTAACAAGTGATGGAGCAGCGATTTTAAAAACGTATAATACATATAAAATTGCTAGTACTTATGAAGAAGCGGGATTAATGGCAATAAAGGCAGGTACTGATACAGAAATTCCGGTGGGAGATGCGTTTAAAAATCTACCGAATTATGTGCGTTCAGGTCATCTAGATGAAGCTGTTATTGATCAAGCTGTTAAAAGAGTACTGAAGATTAAATTTGAATATGGATTATTTGAGAATCCATATGTGGATATTTCAAAACTAGAGTCAAAACTAAATAATAATATTAAAAATGAAGTTTCTGAAAAAATAGCTCAGAAATCTATGGTGCTTTTAACAAATGACGGAAGTTTGCCTTTGGCAAGAGATAAATCAATTGCTTTAATCGGTCCTCATGCAAATAGTTTGAGATATTCCGTAAGTGGATATACATATCCGGCATATATTGAGATGTTACTAGCAGCTAAAAATAGTGAAGATATTTCATTAGCAGGTATTGCAGATATGATTGCTAAAGGAGATGAGACTGCAAGTAGTGCCGATGATTCTATTTCTGATTTTGATAATATTGATGAAGTTTTACGTATGAATGGTGGGACATCATTATTTGATGAAATAAGCAAAACATATCAAGTCGAATATGTTGAGGGTTGTTCTATTATGGGCAAAGATAAATCTCAATTTTCTAAAGCGTGTGAAATTGCAAAGAATTCGGATGTTATTATCTTTGCTGGTGGAGGAAATTGTGGATGGACGAAAGCTTCTGGAGGAGAAGGTGTAGACAGATCAAGTTTAGATTTACCAGGTGTTCAACAAGAGCTATTAGAGGAATTGTATAGCTTGGGTAAACCGATAATATTAGTTCTTTATGGTCCAGGATTATTTTCTTTGCCGTGGGCAAAAGAAAATGTATCTGCGATATTGCAAGCATCAATGCCAGGTTTGCAAGCAGGAAAAGTTGTTGCGGATTGCATATCAGGTGTTATTAATCCTGGTGGTAAACTTACGCAAACAATACCAAGAAGTGTGGGACAAATTCCTGTTTATTATAATCATCGAACTGGATCGGGTTATGTATATAATGAAGCAATTGATGCTGGACCGTATAGTTTACCTAGTAAAGGAGGATATGTGAATGAAGATGATCAACCTTTATTCGAGTTTGGTCATGGCTTATCATATACGAACTTTGAGTTATCTGATATGAAAATAGTGAATTCTGAAATTTCAACGGATGGGACAATTGAAGTTAGTTGCAAAATAACGAATGTAGGGGAAGTTTCAGGAGACGAAGTAATTCAATTATACTATCGTATGTATGGAGCACATGTTATTCGACCAGTGCAACAACTTTGCGGCTTTAAACGAGTCTCATTGCTGGCAAAAGAAACCAAACAAGTTTTGTTTAGTGTCCCATGTAGTCTATTTGGTTACTATAATGAAGATATGAATTTTGTAATTGAACCAAACCAAGTTGAAATGCGTATTGGCACAAGCGCGCATCACATTCATTTTAAACAAAAAGTAAATTTAATTGGAGATACGATTGATTTACATGGAAAACGTTCATATTCGTCTGAAGTACAGATTATGAATAGTTAA
- a CDS encoding glucose-6-phosphate isomerase, whose product MIKFNANWLEKENEIEYQEVLNSKQYILNELYNKATEFSDSLGWFDTEKWADDLNLTKIEAIANRIKSDAEVFIIIGVGGSNNAARSVIKALQTVGPTILYSGNTLSAHSIQQVLNMIEGKSIYINCIAKNFETLEPGSSFRIFRQYLVKKYGEKEAAKRIITTGTVGSCLEKISHENGYTFTEFPQDVGGRFTALTTVGLLPMAVAGIDIRQLICGAREMQLLLQKETNQSNIAYRYAVYRYLLALKGYAVEVLASFEPQFSWFNKWWQQLYGESEGKNGKGILPIYAEYSEDLHSLGQFVQDGSPILFETFLDVEIPDASYLFQEDKIDDGFDYLNGRDIYEINKIAFEATLAAHSKKFPCGTIIVERIDAKHFGELFYFFEFSCYVSSLLFEVNPFNQPGVEAYKQLMFSKLIE is encoded by the coding sequence ATGATTAAGTTTAATGCAAATTGGTTAGAAAAGGAAAATGAAATAGAATATCAAGAAGTATTAAATTCTAAGCAATATATTTTAAATGAGTTATATAATAAAGCAACAGAATTTAGTGATAGTTTGGGCTGGTTTGACACTGAAAAATGGGCAGATGATCTAAATTTGACTAAAATTGAAGCGATAGCTAATCGTATTAAATCTGATGCAGAAGTGTTTATTATAATTGGTGTAGGAGGATCAAATAATGCAGCGCGCTCAGTTATTAAAGCGTTACAAACTGTGGGACCGACAATTTTGTATAGTGGAAATACATTGTCTGCACATTCAATTCAACAAGTGTTAAATATGATTGAGGGGAAATCAATTTATATTAATTGTATCGCTAAAAATTTTGAAACATTAGAACCTGGTTCTTCATTTAGAATATTTCGACAATATTTAGTGAAAAAATATGGAGAGAAAGAGGCAGCTAAACGTATTATCACTACCGGAACAGTTGGAAGTTGTTTAGAAAAAATAAGTCATGAAAATGGCTATACTTTTACGGAGTTTCCTCAAGATGTGGGAGGAAGGTTTACCGCCCTTACAACTGTAGGTTTGTTACCGATGGCAGTTGCTGGAATTGATATTAGGCAATTGATATGTGGAGCAAGAGAGATGCAACTTCTATTGCAAAAAGAAACTAATCAAAGTAATATCGCCTATCGCTATGCGGTTTATCGCTATTTACTAGCTTTAAAAGGGTATGCTGTTGAAGTGTTAGCTAGTTTTGAACCACAATTTAGTTGGTTTAATAAATGGTGGCAACAATTATATGGTGAAAGTGAAGGGAAAAATGGCAAAGGTATTTTACCAATATATGCTGAATATTCAGAAGATTTACATTCTTTAGGTCAATTTGTACAAGATGGCTCTCCCATACTTTTTGAAACATTTTTAGATGTTGAAATACCTGATGCTTCGTATCTATTTCAAGAAGATAAAATTGATGATGGTTTTGATTATTTAAATGGAAGAGATATTTATGAGATTAATAAAATAGCATTTGAAGCAACTCTGGCAGCCCATTCTAAAAAGTTTCCTTGTGGGACTATTATTGTTGAGAGGATTGATGCAAAACATTTTGGGGAGTTGTTTTATTTCTTTGAATTTTCTTGTTATGTAAGTAGTTTGTTATTTGAAGTTAATCCATTTAATCAACCGGGAGTAGAAGCATATAAACAATTAATGTTTTCTAAGTTAATAGAGTAA
- a CDS encoding triosephosphate isomerase: MKHIHLNLKRFDILPEFGGVNHLVNPKEWGSFIIENLNDLISSLGKLEQDVNFTVYLPEVHLLGALGAQNEYLSIGCQSIYREDTSIGGNFGAYTTHRTGNSMKQIGVTATIIGHLEERLDKKGVLANAGVSDFSSIDKLLNKELLSAQNAGLNILYCVGETLEQRHEWKTILKKQLDLGLENVELSNVTIAYEPVWAIGPGKIPPTTTEVKEVVQYIKKLYPELSVIYGGGLKLDNVQSLAEITELDGGLIALTRFTEEIGFYPDEYIEIVRLFLKNAKE, translated from the coding sequence ATGAAACATATTCATTTGAATTTAAAGCGTTTTGACATTTTGCCTGAATTTGGTGGTGTTAATCACCTTGTGAATCCTAAAGAGTGGGGAAGCTTCATCATTGAGAATTTAAATGATTTAATTTCCAGTTTAGGAAAATTAGAACAAGACGTCAATTTTACGGTATATTTACCAGAGGTCCATCTTTTGGGAGCGCTAGGTGCACAGAATGAGTATTTATCGATTGGTTGTCAGAGTATATATCGTGAAGATACATCCATTGGAGGAAATTTTGGTGCGTATACTACACATCGAACGGGAAATTCCATGAAACAAATTGGCGTGACTGCTACCATTATTGGTCATTTAGAAGAGCGTTTAGATAAGAAAGGTGTTCTAGCTAATGCGGGTGTTTCAGATTTTTCAAGCATTGATAAATTATTAAATAAAGAATTATTATCAGCACAAAATGCGGGGCTAAATATTTTATATTGTGTAGGAGAAACATTAGAGCAAAGGCATGAGTGGAAAACTATATTAAAAAAACAGTTAGATTTAGGATTGGAGAATGTTGAATTGTCAAATGTCACGATTGCGTATGAACCAGTTTGGGCAATTGGACCAGGAAAAATCCCCCCTACTACTACGGAAGTTAAAGAAGTTGTGCAGTATATCAAAAAACTTTATCCAGAATTATCAGTAATTTATGGTGGTGGGTTAAAATTAGACAACGTCCAATCTTTAGCTGAAATTACTGAATTAGATGGTGGGTTAATTGCGTTAACAAGATTTACAGAAGAAATTGGCTTTTATCCAGACGAGTATATTGAGATCGTTCGCTTATTCTTAAAAAATGCTAAGGAATAG
- a CDS encoding diphosphate--fructose-6-phosphate 1-phosphotransferase — MGKNILVLHGGGPTAVINSSLYGVLKECRKHTQIRNIYAAKNGTGGLLREELIDLSNLELDDIEKLKQTPGTAIGTSRDQLSSSDYNKMVQILIKHNIHYVLFNGGNGTMDACGKLYEMCKKLNVEISVIGIPKTMDNDLSITDHSPGFASAAQYIAQSVREVCFDVHSLPIHVVVIETSGRNAGWITASSALADINGPYKPDLIYLPEVPFSEEKFLNDVKNVLNDKKGVVVVVSEGLKNFEGNPIVEPIFSVGRATYFGDVSSHLANLIIKKIGYKARGEKPGLLGRASIALQSSLDTEEAILVGMEAVKAVVRGESGKMVAIQRKKCEEYEIETILVPLYEVMLLEKTVPERFINKEHNGVTKEFIEWCKPFVSNLPEMISFK; from the coding sequence ATGGGAAAAAATATTTTGGTGTTGCATGGTGGAGGACCGACCGCAGTAATTAATTCATCTTTGTATGGTGTCCTAAAAGAGTGTAGAAAGCATACGCAGATAAGAAATATATATGCTGCAAAAAACGGTACCGGTGGGTTGTTACGAGAAGAGTTAATTGATTTATCTAATTTAGAGCTAGATGACATAGAAAAATTAAAACAAACTCCAGGGACAGCGATTGGAACTTCGCGAGATCAATTAAGTTCATCTGATTATAATAAAATGGTACAAATATTGATTAAGCATAATATTCACTATGTTCTATTTAATGGTGGAAATGGCACGATGGATGCATGCGGAAAACTATATGAAATGTGTAAAAAGCTAAATGTAGAGATTTCAGTGATAGGAATTCCAAAAACAATGGATAATGATTTATCAATTACTGATCATAGTCCAGGATTTGCAAGTGCTGCGCAATATATTGCTCAAAGTGTACGTGAAGTTTGTTTTGATGTCCATAGTTTGCCGATACATGTTGTAGTGATAGAAACATCAGGTAGAAATGCTGGTTGGATTACGGCATCAAGTGCTTTAGCTGATATTAATGGTCCGTATAAACCTGATTTGATTTATTTACCAGAAGTTCCTTTTTCAGAAGAGAAGTTTTTAAATGATGTTAAAAATGTATTGAATGATAAAAAAGGCGTTGTGGTTGTTGTTAGTGAAGGTTTAAAGAACTTTGAAGGGAATCCGATTGTAGAACCTATATTTTCAGTCGGGCGTGCAACCTATTTTGGTGATGTTAGTTCGCATCTTGCTAATTTGATTATAAAAAAAATAGGGTATAAAGCTCGGGGAGAAAAACCTGGATTACTAGGTAGAGCTTCGATTGCGTTGCAAAGTTCACTGGATACTGAAGAAGCAATATTAGTAGGTATGGAAGCAGTCAAAGCGGTTGTAAGAGGTGAATCAGGGAAAATGGTTGCGATTCAAAGAAAGAAATGTGAAGAATATGAGATAGAGACTATACTGGTCCCATTGTATGAGGTAATGCTGCTAGAAAAAACTGTTCCAGAAAGATTTATTAATAAAGAACATAATGGTGTTACAAAGGAATTTATTGAATGGTGTAAACCCTTTGTATCTAACTTACCTGAAATGATTTCATTTAAATAA
- a CDS encoding DMT family transporter yields the protein MSNYTKGVLSILMSAFGFALMNLFIPLSGALPTIQKSFFRNLVALFIALIVLWRTNRKKPVREFQEGESIAWKWLFVRSIFGTIGIWCNFYAIDHLFISDASVLNKISPFATLVFSYLFLKEPMKRGHLVALFFAFVGVLLVVKPTLANTDFFPYFMGIIGGISSGAAYTTIRKLNKENVTPAVTIAFFSLFSCVASLPQLILSFEPMSLRSMMMLALVGGMAAIGQFGITMAYKFAPASQISVFDYTMIIFTGMLGFIFLHQVPDYYSIIGYAIIIFAGWLSFKVNQQKLPS from the coding sequence TTGTCGAATTACACAAAAGGTGTACTTTCAATACTGATGTCTGCATTTGGTTTTGCTTTAATGAATTTATTCATTCCTTTATCGGGTGCACTGCCAACGATACAAAAAAGTTTTTTTCGTAACTTAGTGGCATTATTCATTGCATTAATTGTTTTATGGCGAACAAATCGTAAGAAGCCGGTGCGTGAATTTCAAGAGGGTGAGTCGATTGCCTGGAAATGGTTATTTGTACGTTCGATTTTCGGCACCATTGGAATTTGGTGTAATTTTTACGCTATCGACCATTTATTTATTTCGGATGCTTCCGTATTAAACAAAATTTCGCCATTTGCGACCTTGGTATTTTCCTATTTATTTTTAAAAGAGCCAATGAAGCGTGGACATTTAGTTGCTCTGTTTTTCGCATTTGTTGGGGTGTTACTCGTTGTCAAACCTACGTTAGCAAACACAGATTTTTTTCCGTATTTTATGGGGATTATAGGCGGTATCAGTTCAGGTGCAGCGTATACAACAATTCGTAAGTTAAACAAAGAAAATGTAACGCCTGCTGTGACGATTGCCTTTTTCTCGCTGTTTTCGTGCGTGGCTAGTTTGCCGCAATTGATTTTATCATTTGAACCAATGTCGTTACGTTCAATGATGATGCTAGCATTAGTTGGTGGTATGGCAGCTATAGGACAATTTGGTATTACGATGGCGTATAAATTTGCTCCAGCGTCTCAAATTTCAGTGTTTGATTATACGATGATTATTTTTACAGGGATGTTAGGGTTCATCTTCTTGCACCAAGTACCGGATTACTATAGTATTATCGGTTATGCGATTATTATATTTGCTGGATGGTTATCGTTTAAAGTCAATCAACAAAAGCTACCATCATAA